A single Kribbella aluminosa DNA region contains:
- a CDS encoding ABC transporter permease: MLQRTSKRSRERLSLGRRLVRDRVLLLFALPGVALIIAFHYVPLLGNIIAFKDYQPFLGIGGSDWSGWENFSVIFNGDPAFLRALKNTLILTSLQSVFVFPAPILLALLLNSLFSERIKRIAQSILYLPHFMSWVIVVALFQQMLGGSGLLNNYLRSHDLSTINIIGNSELFHVLLTSQIIWKDTGWATILFLAALSQIDSQLYEAASVDGATRMRQLWHVTLPGLRGIIILLFILRLGDSLTVGFEQIVLQQQAVGRDVSEVLDTYVYNNGVLGGAWGVAAAVGLVKGVVGVILVLTANKVAHIFGEQGVYQR, encoded by the coding sequence ATGCTGCAAAGGACTTCGAAGCGGTCGCGGGAACGGCTGAGTCTCGGGCGGCGGCTGGTGCGGGACCGGGTGCTGCTGCTGTTCGCGTTGCCCGGGGTCGCGCTGATCATCGCGTTCCACTACGTGCCGTTGCTGGGCAACATCATCGCGTTCAAGGACTACCAGCCGTTCCTCGGGATCGGTGGCAGCGACTGGTCGGGCTGGGAGAACTTCAGCGTGATCTTCAACGGCGACCCGGCGTTCCTGCGGGCGTTGAAGAACACGCTGATCCTGACCAGCCTGCAGTCGGTGTTCGTGTTCCCGGCGCCGATCCTGCTGGCGTTGTTGCTGAACTCACTGTTCTCCGAGCGGATCAAGCGGATCGCGCAGAGCATCCTGTACCTGCCGCACTTCATGTCCTGGGTGATCGTGGTCGCGCTGTTCCAGCAGATGCTCGGCGGCAGCGGCCTGCTGAACAACTACCTGCGCTCGCACGACCTGTCGACGATCAACATCATCGGGAACTCCGAACTGTTCCACGTGCTGCTGACGTCGCAGATCATCTGGAAGGACACCGGGTGGGCCACGATCCTGTTCCTGGCCGCGCTGTCCCAGATCGACTCGCAGCTGTACGAGGCGGCGAGTGTGGACGGCGCGACCCGGATGCGGCAGCTCTGGCACGTCACGCTGCCCGGGCTGCGCGGAATCATCATCCTGCTGTTCATCCTGCGACTCGGTGACTCGCTCACGGTCGGGTTCGAGCAGATCGTCCTGCAGCAGCAGGCGGTCGGGCGGGACGTCAGCGAGGTACTGGACACGTATGTCTACAACAACGGCGTACTCGGCGGGGCTTGGGGTGTCGCGGCGGCGGTCGGCCTGGTGAAGGGCGTTGTCGGCGTGATCCTCGTGCTGACCGCGAACAAGGTCGCCCACATCTTCGGTGAGCAGGGGGTGTACCAACGATGA
- a CDS encoding extracellular solute-binding protein, protein MPVSRRSFLGGGLAAAAVAVTGTPLLAGCASGKKNSAAANAAVKLPTYTKYGEIKPDLPGTDVVLDGFLKYPANPVKAIADAPGDGKPITFMTNIPGAIPPAADQNQFWQELDKRLGSELQISMASNDEYKDKFATRIAGGDLPDILNIPPDTPQIPGLVKSKCMDLTEHLSGDAVNKYPFLANLPTEYWKGCVFNGAIYGVPVPRGMSRTSLALYREDLLAAKGIKDPAPKNFQEFFDLAKEMTAAKQNKWAWTRVPMSTIRMMLSIPNVWKEDGGKFTSMYEHEAQEQALEAGRKMVAAGVVNPDAFNDKASARKQWFNGGIAAFDYDSFVAWNQYYSDNTAGPAFAVNMLDVPGFDGGEGAPWMGSALNNLTSFSKNSKHSAETLLKIANWMAAPFGTEEYLFRKYGVAGRHYTLQGTDPVPTKTGTVETGIGLQYISDSALALYWAGKPDVPQKQHAIQEKVAKRLAYDASYGLYSDTVSKKQTQLKKTMDDLENQIVQGKKPVSDWAAAVQTWKSSGGDKMRAELEQALSDTAGK, encoded by the coding sequence ATGCCGGTCAGCAGAAGAAGTTTCCTCGGCGGCGGCCTGGCCGCCGCCGCTGTCGCGGTCACGGGTACGCCGCTGCTGGCGGGGTGCGCGTCCGGCAAGAAGAACAGCGCCGCGGCGAACGCGGCCGTGAAGCTGCCGACGTACACCAAGTACGGCGAGATCAAGCCGGACCTGCCCGGCACCGACGTGGTGCTGGACGGCTTCCTCAAGTACCCGGCGAACCCGGTGAAGGCGATCGCCGACGCCCCCGGCGACGGCAAGCCGATCACGTTCATGACGAACATCCCCGGCGCGATCCCGCCGGCCGCCGACCAGAACCAGTTCTGGCAGGAACTCGACAAACGCCTCGGCTCCGAGCTGCAGATCAGCATGGCGTCGAACGACGAGTACAAGGACAAGTTCGCGACGCGGATCGCGGGTGGCGATCTGCCCGACATCCTGAACATCCCGCCCGACACGCCACAGATCCCGGGCCTGGTGAAGTCCAAGTGCATGGACCTGACCGAGCACCTGTCCGGCGACGCCGTGAACAAGTACCCGTTCCTGGCGAACCTGCCGACCGAGTACTGGAAGGGCTGCGTCTTCAACGGCGCGATCTACGGCGTCCCAGTACCGCGCGGTATGTCCCGGACGTCGCTCGCGCTCTACCGTGAGGACCTGCTCGCGGCGAAGGGCATCAAGGACCCGGCGCCGAAGAACTTCCAGGAGTTCTTCGACCTGGCGAAGGAGATGACCGCGGCCAAGCAGAACAAGTGGGCCTGGACTCGGGTGCCGATGTCGACGATCCGGATGATGCTGTCGATCCCGAACGTGTGGAAGGAAGACGGCGGCAAGTTCACCTCGATGTACGAGCACGAGGCGCAGGAGCAGGCGCTCGAAGCCGGCCGCAAGATGGTCGCCGCCGGCGTGGTGAACCCGGATGCCTTCAACGACAAGGCCAGCGCCCGCAAGCAGTGGTTCAACGGTGGTATCGCGGCGTTCGACTACGACAGCTTCGTGGCCTGGAACCAGTACTACTCCGACAACACCGCCGGCCCCGCGTTCGCGGTGAACATGCTCGACGTACCGGGCTTCGACGGTGGTGAAGGTGCGCCGTGGATGGGTTCGGCTCTGAACAACCTCACGTCGTTCAGCAAGAACAGCAAGCACTCGGCCGAGACGTTGCTGAAGATCGCGAACTGGATGGCCGCGCCGTTCGGCACCGAGGAGTACCTGTTCCGCAAGTACGGCGTCGCCGGCCGGCACTACACCCTGCAGGGCACGGACCCGGTCCCGACGAAGACCGGCACGGTGGAAACGGGCATCGGTCTGCAGTACATCAGCGACTCCGCGCTGGCGCTGTACTGGGCCGGCAAGCCTGACGTGCCGCAGAAGCAGCACGCGATCCAGGAGAAGGTCGCGAAACGCCTCGCGTACGACGCGTCGTACGGCCTGTACTCCGACACGGTGTCGAAGAAGCAGACCCAGCTCAAGAAGACCATGGACGACCTGGAGAACCAGATCGTGCAGGGCAAGAAGCCGGTGTCCGACTGGGCCGCGGCGGTGCAGACCTGGAAGTCGTCCGGCGGCGACAAGATGCGCGCCGAGCTCGAGCAGGCGCTCTCCGACACGGCAGGGAAGTAA
- a CDS encoding HelD family protein, with protein MPADTSDTLQAEQDYLKSSRAALALMREKTGSLEIHSADRVNQEFLQAAIFRRMKELEDDPDVPLFFGRLDYLEPTDETFHIGRRHVNDELGEPLVVDWRADISVPFYRASKTEPMGVGVRRRFGFTHGEMTAFEDEDLTASGAAEQHSDILDAEIERPRSGPMRDIVATIQPEQDVIVRAGVGETICVQGAPGTGKTAVGLHRAAYLLYAYRDQLSRAGVLVVGPNASFLRYIGDVLPALGEIEAKQTTVEEMVARVKIAGPGPAPVDVLKGDARMAELLHRAVWAHVKQPEEALVVPRGAHRWRVATYQAEELVDELRTRGIRYGAGRAMLPQRLAHAVLLRMEAAGDSPDDRVQDSVARSRPVKQYAEALWPAVDPAKLLFRLFTEPDLLAEHADGILTAEEQALLIWDKVPRSPGAAKWSVADATLIDEIADLVDRTPSLGHVVLDEAQDLSAMQLRAVGRRCSTGSMTVLGDIAQGTTPWATPSWDEALMHLGKIGAHTEELTAGFRVPGQVIEYAARLLPTIAPHLKPPTAVRRARGELTITRVPDSLAAAVTAVQEASERLGSIGLIVPDALVPATRKALQGMAFSVLGDEDDVDAHLDVVPASLAKGLEFDHVVLVEPAGIVAGEADERTGLRRLYVCLTRAVTSLVVLHSEDLPEVLETA; from the coding sequence ATGCCCGCAGACACGTCCGACACCCTTCAGGCGGAGCAGGACTACCTGAAGAGCTCCCGGGCCGCGCTGGCGCTGATGCGGGAGAAGACCGGCTCGCTGGAGATCCACAGCGCGGACCGGGTCAACCAGGAGTTCCTGCAGGCCGCGATCTTCCGGCGGATGAAGGAGCTGGAGGACGACCCGGACGTGCCGTTGTTCTTCGGCCGGCTGGACTACCTCGAGCCGACCGACGAGACGTTTCACATCGGCCGCCGGCACGTCAACGACGAGCTCGGCGAGCCGCTCGTGGTGGACTGGCGGGCCGACATCTCGGTGCCGTTCTACAGGGCCAGCAAGACCGAGCCGATGGGCGTCGGCGTCCGGCGGCGGTTCGGCTTCACGCATGGCGAGATGACCGCGTTCGAGGACGAGGACCTGACCGCGAGCGGTGCGGCCGAGCAACACAGCGACATCCTCGATGCGGAAATCGAGCGCCCGCGCTCCGGCCCGATGCGCGACATCGTCGCCACCATCCAGCCGGAGCAGGACGTGATCGTCCGGGCCGGCGTCGGCGAGACCATCTGCGTCCAGGGCGCGCCCGGGACCGGGAAGACCGCCGTCGGGCTGCACCGGGCGGCGTACCTGCTGTACGCGTACCGGGACCAGCTCAGCCGCGCCGGTGTGCTCGTGGTCGGCCCGAACGCCAGCTTCCTGCGCTACATCGGGGACGTCCTGCCGGCTCTCGGTGAGATCGAGGCGAAGCAGACGACGGTCGAGGAGATGGTTGCCCGGGTCAAGATCGCCGGGCCGGGTCCGGCGCCGGTCGACGTCCTCAAGGGCGACGCCCGGATGGCCGAGCTCCTGCACCGCGCGGTGTGGGCGCACGTGAAGCAGCCCGAGGAGGCCCTCGTCGTACCGCGGGGGGCGCACCGCTGGCGGGTGGCGACGTACCAGGCCGAGGAACTGGTCGACGAGCTCCGGACGCGCGGCATCCGGTACGGCGCCGGCAGGGCGATGCTGCCGCAGCGGCTGGCCCATGCGGTGCTGCTGCGGATGGAGGCGGCCGGGGACTCGCCGGACGACCGCGTGCAGGATTCTGTCGCCAGGAGCCGTCCGGTCAAGCAGTACGCCGAGGCCCTGTGGCCGGCTGTCGACCCTGCGAAGCTGCTGTTCCGCCTGTTCACCGAGCCGGACCTGCTGGCCGAGCACGCGGACGGCATCCTCACCGCCGAGGAGCAGGCGCTGCTGATCTGGGACAAGGTGCCGCGCTCCCCCGGCGCGGCCAAGTGGTCCGTTGCCGATGCCACGCTGATCGACGAGATCGCGGACCTGGTCGACCGTACGCCGTCCCTCGGCCACGTGGTGCTCGACGAGGCCCAGGACCTCTCGGCGATGCAGCTGCGCGCTGTCGGCCGCCGCTGCTCCACCGGGTCGATGACTGTGCTCGGGGACATCGCACAAGGCACCACACCGTGGGCCACACCGTCCTGGGACGAGGCCCTGATGCATCTGGGCAAGATCGGCGCTCACACCGAGGAGCTGACCGCCGGCTTCCGCGTCCCCGGTCAGGTGATCGAGTACGCCGCCCGTCTGCTCCCAACGATCGCCCCGCACCTCAAACCGCCGACAGCCGTACGGCGGGCCCGTGGTGAGCTGACGATCACCCGCGTACCGGACAGCCTCGCCGCTGCGGTCACCGCCGTACAGGAGGCGTCCGAGCGGCTCGGGTCGATCGGGCTGATCGTTCCGGACGCTCTGGTCCCGGCGACCCGGAAAGCCTTGCAGGGCATGGCTTTCTCGGTGCTGGGCGACGAGGACGACGTCGACGCCCACCTGGACGTCGTACCGGCCTCACTCGCCAAGGGCCTCGAGTTCGACCACGTAGTACTGGTGGAGCCGGCCGGCATCGTGGCGGGCGAGGCCGACGAGCGGACCGGCCTCCGCCGCCTGTACGTCTGTCTGACTCGTGCCGTCACCTCACTGGTCGTTTTGCACAGTGAGGACCTCCCAGAGGTACTAGAAACCGCCTGA
- a CDS encoding sialidase family protein gives MSSRVGASEIFDPAGSGYHTFRIPSVLAPGSSVLAFCEGRRHGAGDAGEIEVVLRRSLDGGRTWLPLQVVSAARGKTCGNPVPVIDPGTGDIVLVTVQNGADAVELSLARGTDPVDGRRVFVQRSSDDGASWSPGVEITAQVKPDDWGWYATGPCHGITLRTGRLVVPANHSSVPSEPVDDLIRLNGGHCIYSDDGGATWSVGFVDRNDGPEINANETAVAELPDGRLYFNARNHQGTGPARIHAWSSDGGQTLDAPYAGIPEITAPGIQGSVLCLPDGRLLLSTPVHPSSRRELTVFVSEDAGESWKPALVVHEGMAGYSDLVLLPDASVGIFYEAGETSSFATLRFATFAL, from the coding sequence ATGTCTTCAAGAGTCGGCGCTTCGGAAATCTTCGATCCGGCGGGCAGCGGGTACCACACGTTCCGCATCCCGTCGGTGCTGGCGCCTGGCTCGTCGGTGCTCGCGTTCTGCGAGGGCCGGCGGCACGGGGCCGGCGACGCCGGCGAGATCGAGGTCGTGCTGCGGCGCTCGCTCGACGGCGGGCGCACCTGGCTGCCGCTGCAGGTGGTGTCCGCGGCGCGGGGCAAGACCTGTGGGAACCCGGTGCCGGTGATCGATCCGGGGACCGGCGACATCGTGCTCGTGACGGTGCAGAACGGCGCGGACGCGGTCGAGCTGTCGCTTGCCCGGGGCACCGATCCGGTCGACGGACGGCGGGTGTTCGTGCAGCGATCGTCCGACGACGGCGCTTCGTGGTCGCCTGGGGTGGAGATCACCGCGCAGGTCAAGCCGGACGACTGGGGCTGGTACGCGACCGGGCCGTGTCACGGGATCACCTTGCGTACCGGACGGCTCGTCGTACCGGCCAATCATTCTTCGGTGCCGTCCGAGCCTGTGGACGACCTGATCCGGCTGAACGGCGGGCACTGCATCTACAGCGATGACGGCGGTGCCACCTGGTCGGTCGGGTTCGTGGACCGCAACGACGGCCCGGAGATCAACGCGAACGAGACCGCCGTCGCCGAGCTCCCGGACGGGCGTCTCTACTTCAACGCCCGCAACCACCAGGGCACCGGACCGGCCCGCATCCACGCCTGGTCGTCGGACGGGGGTCAGACGCTGGACGCGCCGTACGCCGGGATCCCCGAGATCACCGCACCCGGTATCCAGGGCAGCGTGCTCTGCCTGCCGGACGGGCGGTTGCTGCTGTCCACGCCGGTGCACCCGTCGTCCCGCCGGGAACTGACCGTTTTCGTCTCCGAGGACGCCGGCGAGTCCTGGAAGCCCGCCCTGGTCGTGCACGAGGGCATGGCCGGGTACTCCGATCTGGTGCTGCTTCCGGACGCTTCCGTCGGCATCTTCTACGAGGCCGGTGAGACCTCCTCGTTCGCGACCTTGCGCTTCGCCACATTCGCCCTTTGA
- a CDS encoding carbohydrate ABC transporter permease: MSRKIVQGVPMPGWPMRAFKGLVLLVFCAVVILPFVGVISTSVAPNKQINESGGLVLLPKSINLRAYESLFAGGVVTRALFVSIFVTIVGTLLSLTVSCLLAYALSRPGFSAGRPILMIVLFSMLFSPGIIPLYLTVKGVGLLDSLWALIVPTMISAFNVVVLRAFFMNLPSEITESARIDGAGELMTFSYIVLPLSRAVLSVIGLFYAVAYWNAFFSALLYLNDSKLWPLQLVLRTYVINDTQLGSAELGTELLPPQASIQMAILVVSIVPILIIYPFLQRHFAKGVLTGAVKG; the protein is encoded by the coding sequence ATGAGCCGCAAGATCGTTCAGGGTGTACCGATGCCCGGCTGGCCGATGCGGGCCTTCAAGGGCCTGGTCCTGCTGGTCTTCTGCGCGGTCGTGATCCTCCCGTTCGTCGGGGTGATCTCGACCAGCGTCGCGCCGAACAAGCAGATCAACGAGTCCGGCGGCCTCGTCCTCCTGCCGAAGTCGATCAACCTCCGGGCGTACGAGTCGCTGTTCGCCGGCGGCGTGGTGACCCGGGCGCTGTTCGTCAGCATCTTCGTGACGATCGTCGGCACGCTGCTCAGCCTGACCGTGTCGTGTCTGCTCGCCTACGCGCTGTCCCGGCCCGGGTTCTCGGCGGGCCGGCCGATCCTGATGATCGTGCTGTTCAGCATGCTGTTCTCCCCCGGGATCATCCCGCTGTACCTGACGGTCAAGGGCGTCGGGCTGCTGGACAGCCTCTGGGCGCTGATCGTGCCGACGATGATCAGCGCGTTCAACGTCGTCGTACTGCGGGCGTTCTTCATGAACCTGCCGAGCGAGATCACCGAGAGCGCCCGGATCGACGGCGCGGGTGAGCTGATGACGTTCTCGTACATCGTGCTGCCGCTGTCCAGGGCGGTGCTGTCGGTGATCGGCCTGTTCTACGCGGTCGCGTACTGGAACGCGTTCTTCTCCGCGCTGCTGTACCTGAACGACTCCAAACTGTGGCCGTTGCAGCTGGTACTGCGGACGTACGTCATCAACGACACGCAGCTCGGCAGCGCCGAACTCGGCACCGAACTGCTGCCGCCGCAGGCATCGATCCAGATGGCGATCCTGGTGGTGTCGATCGTGCCGATCCTGATCATCTACCCGTTCCTGCAGCGGCACTTCGCGAAGGGAGTCCTGACCGGCGCGGTGAAGGGGTGA
- a CDS encoding FadR/GntR family transcriptional regulator — translation MTTGGLSRARGAAGNQSFIRDAMKSYILERGLKAGDPLPNEQELMAQLGVGRHPLREAMKALQAVGIIEIRHGYGTYVGEVNLQSLEDGLAFRMSQSMAGDLRDVQNVLEVRQAIEVGLADDVVEHFKHHGYETLEPIVERMEAQAAEGNYFPDEDWAFHQALYEPLGNALVIDLLSVFWRTFAQVDARLPGARYTPADAAAWHRDLLNTLKTADPTSYATSMKSHFHGIHTRLGE, via the coding sequence GTGACAACGGGTGGGCTCAGCCGGGCACGCGGTGCGGCAGGGAACCAGTCCTTCATCCGGGATGCGATGAAGTCGTACATCCTGGAGCGCGGACTGAAGGCGGGTGATCCGCTGCCGAACGAGCAGGAGCTGATGGCCCAGCTCGGCGTCGGCCGGCACCCGCTCCGCGAGGCGATGAAGGCACTGCAGGCCGTCGGGATCATCGAGATCCGGCACGGCTACGGCACGTACGTCGGCGAGGTCAACCTCCAGTCCCTGGAGGACGGGCTGGCCTTCCGCATGTCCCAGTCGATGGCCGGCGACCTCCGCGACGTCCAGAACGTCCTGGAGGTCCGGCAGGCCATCGAAGTAGGCCTGGCCGACGACGTCGTCGAACACTTCAAACACCACGGCTACGAAACCCTGGAACCCATCGTCGAACGCATGGAAGCCCAAGCTGCCGAAGGCAACTACTTCCCCGACGAGGACTGGGCCTTCCACCAGGCCCTCTACGAACCCCTGGGCAACGCCCTCGTCATAGACCTGCTGTCAGTCTTCTGGCGAACCTTCGCCCAGGTAGACGCCCGCCTCCCCGGCGCCCGCTACACCCCCGCAGACGCCGCCGCCTGGCACCGAGACCTCCTCAACACCCTCAAAACGGCCGACCCCACCAGCTACGCCACCTCCATGAAGTCCCACTTCCACGGCATCCACACCCGGCTGGGCGAGTAG
- a CDS encoding type IV toxin-antitoxin system AbiEi family antitoxin domain-containing protein, which produces MEAVAEVLARHGGWATRAELVGATSRRAVEAALARGEVQRIALGIYALPGLPADELAVLSHPPVR; this is translated from the coding sequence ATGGAAGCTGTCGCTGAGGTCCTCGCCCGCCATGGCGGCTGGGCGACCCGGGCGGAGCTGGTTGGCGCGACCTCCCGCCGTGCCGTTGAGGCTGCGCTCGCGCGGGGTGAGGTGCAGCGGATCGCGCTGGGGATCTATGCGCTGCCGGGCCTTCCGGCCGACGAGCTGGCCGTGCTCTCGCATCCTCCCGTTCGGTGA
- a CDS encoding dihydrodipicolinate synthase family protein, which yields MTESARLTGVVPPLVTPLTPEYDVDTASLARLIQYQLAGGVDGVFVLGTSGEGTFLTDEQRQVVLETTVAEVAGQVPVLAGVIDTSTGRVAAHVSAALKAGVDALVATAPFYAATHPAEIERHFKRLAAQAEGVPLYAYDIPPRAGTKLPASLVMSLGEQGVIAGVKDSSGQETSLRELVISRREKALDGFTIMTGSEVTVDSALAFGVDGVVPGLGNVDPAGYARLFKAAVGGDAAAAREEQDRLFRLFDIIKVPDRSRMGASSSALGAFKAGLYLLGVIDCPVTAYPCIPLNDTEIGAVRPLLDRAGLH from the coding sequence TTGACCGAGTCCGCCCGCTTGACCGGAGTAGTACCGCCGCTCGTCACCCCGCTCACCCCTGAGTACGACGTCGACACCGCGTCGCTCGCCCGGCTGATCCAGTACCAGCTGGCCGGGGGTGTGGACGGGGTGTTCGTGCTCGGCACCTCCGGGGAGGGGACGTTCCTGACGGACGAGCAGCGCCAGGTCGTGCTGGAGACGACTGTCGCGGAGGTTGCCGGTCAGGTGCCAGTTCTTGCCGGTGTCATCGACACGTCCACCGGGCGGGTCGCCGCCCACGTGTCAGCCGCCTTGAAGGCCGGCGTGGACGCACTGGTCGCCACAGCACCCTTCTACGCCGCCACTCACCCCGCCGAGATCGAGCGCCACTTCAAGCGTCTGGCGGCTCAGGCTGAGGGAGTGCCGCTTTACGCGTACGACATCCCACCGCGAGCAGGTACGAAGCTCCCGGCCTCCCTGGTCATGTCTCTCGGCGAGCAGGGTGTAATTGCCGGCGTCAAGGACTCGTCCGGCCAGGAGACCTCACTCCGCGAGCTGGTCATCTCCCGCCGCGAAAAGGCTCTGGATGGTTTCACGATCATGACCGGCTCCGAGGTAACCGTCGACTCCGCGCTGGCCTTCGGCGTGGACGGCGTCGTACCCGGGCTGGGCAACGTGGACCCCGCTGGGTACGCGCGGTTGTTCAAGGCCGCTGTGGGTGGTGATGCGGCTGCTGCGCGGGAGGAGCAGGACCGCCTGTTCCGCCTTTTCGACATCATCAAGGTTCCCGACCGTTCCCGGATGGGCGCCAGTTCCTCGGCGCTGGGCGCGTTCAAGGCAGGCCTCTACCTGCTGGGTGTGATCGACTGCCCGGTCACGGCGTACCCCTGCATTCCTTTGAACGACACGGAGATCGGTGCTGTCCGACCGCTACTGGACCGCGCCGGATTACACTGA
- a CDS encoding MFS transporter has protein sequence MSARIYLLGAGAFAVGTSAYVVSGVLPDVSSELHVSLTAAGQLATAFSLSYAIGAPILSTLTGRWERRTLLIAALVLAALGNLIAAVAGNYPLLIVGRIVAAFGAAAYTPAATLFATSLLPPEERGRAVAIVFGGLSFALVLGVPAGTLLGPTLGYKGVFALITAVTVLVAVVERAALTKVDAPPAVSLRERFAGVTDRRVQIVLAMTVVAVLAAFSVYIYIVPLLKHTAGLSGNATSLLLVLYGVGAVIGNFLGGRITDRFGSLRALVVLMLGITAVLATLDLTLTTELGAGLALVVWGMLTWAFNPPIQNLLLELGGGLLISLNASAIYLGAGLSAVVGGLVIQTLGVGYLPVLAAALSLVVLGLLYLLWRDPSLRQVEQLERDEDVYVTAAAD, from the coding sequence ATGTCCGCACGGATCTACCTGCTCGGCGCCGGCGCGTTCGCGGTCGGCACCAGCGCGTACGTCGTGTCCGGGGTGCTGCCCGACGTCAGCTCCGAGCTGCACGTCTCGCTGACCGCCGCGGGCCAGCTGGCCACCGCGTTCTCGCTGTCGTACGCGATCGGTGCGCCGATCCTGTCCACGCTGACCGGCCGGTGGGAGCGACGTACCCTCCTGATCGCCGCACTGGTCCTGGCCGCGCTCGGCAACCTGATCGCCGCAGTGGCCGGCAACTACCCGCTGCTGATCGTCGGCCGCATCGTGGCCGCGTTCGGCGCCGCCGCGTACACCCCGGCCGCCACACTCTTCGCCACCAGCTTGCTGCCGCCCGAGGAACGCGGCAGGGCAGTGGCCATCGTGTTCGGCGGCCTCTCGTTCGCGCTGGTTCTCGGCGTTCCAGCAGGAACGTTGCTGGGTCCGACACTCGGCTACAAGGGCGTCTTCGCGCTCATCACCGCAGTCACCGTGCTGGTCGCCGTTGTCGAGCGTGCCGCGCTCACAAAGGTCGACGCGCCACCCGCGGTCAGCCTGCGGGAACGATTCGCCGGAGTCACCGACCGGCGCGTGCAGATCGTCCTGGCGATGACTGTGGTCGCCGTGCTCGCCGCGTTCAGCGTGTACATCTACATCGTCCCGCTGCTCAAGCACACCGCCGGTCTGAGCGGCAATGCAACCAGCCTGCTGCTCGTGCTGTACGGCGTTGGCGCGGTGATCGGCAACTTCCTCGGCGGCCGGATCACTGACCGGTTCGGCAGTCTGCGCGCGCTGGTCGTCCTGATGCTCGGCATTACCGCTGTTCTCGCCACACTCGACCTGACACTGACCACAGAGTTGGGTGCCGGACTCGCTCTGGTCGTGTGGGGCATGTTGACCTGGGCCTTCAACCCGCCGATCCAGAACCTCCTGCTGGAGCTGGGCGGGGGTCTGCTGATCTCTCTCAACGCCTCCGCGATCTACCTGGGCGCCGGTCTGTCCGCTGTGGTCGGCGGACTGGTGATCCAGACGCTCGGCGTCGGGTACCTGCCCGTACTGGCGGCTGCACTGTCCCTGGTGGTGCTGGGCTTGCTCTACCTGCTGTGGCGCGACCCGTCCCTGCGACAGGTGGAACAGCTCGAGCGTGACGAGGACGTCTACGTGACAGCAGCCGCTGACTGA